The genomic stretch CAGTACATAGGGAAGATTTTTGCAGTATCTACCCAGTTCTAATTAATAAGCCTACTCTTAGGAATCATGCTTTGGGATCTTTAACATAAGCAAGCAagacttcctttttaaaaaggcacaGATGAGCGACTAAGCATCTGTCACCCtatcctgttcccactgagaTCAGATACCTCCAATGAGTGAAAGCACATCAAATGAAGGTCCATCGGCACACTGCACAAACTACTAACGACCGGGCACTAGTTTTAACACCAAAAACTCACAGCTTGGTGCTTAGAGGTATTGATCCCCCAAAAGCACATTCCACTAGGTACGTTCCACTTAATAAGCTCTCTCTCGTTGCAGAGAAGTCCTACTTACTGGACCTGTGCTCCTTTGGAGTTCGAGGATAGCTGTCAATTCCCCAAATGGAGTCAACCTCCTAAATATAACTAAATGGGGGAGCTCTAGGGAGGATTGTTTCCAGATGAGGAATAAGCAACAGGAGCAGATAAACTCacaaaaggaggagggagagaaattgtttCCAAGGAGACAAAGAATGTTAAAGGAACAAGTTGGTTGCTAATGTCACATACAGgctccctttctccttcccccctcatccccagatgTATCAGTTGCTTTTTATTAGTTATAGAGTGCATTGTATTCTGCTGTAGTGTACACAATACAATTTTATTGTTCCTATGTAGGAAGAAAACCCTGACGAGTCTTCAGTTGTTACAATTTAGGACTATTAGCTGaaagcaagtgatccatccccccccccgcatctTTAATCTGGTTTCTGATCAGAAGTTAATGCTGGTCTCATGTTTCAGAACCTCACCCATGATAACACACTTCCCCTGCCCAAGTCAGTTACCTCCAGGATTGTGCTGGGACTCCAACATGGTATCATTTTCAAGAGATGTGAAGATAGAAGCCAGATCTGTCGGGGTGAAAGAGAGAAAGGCTAATTTAGTAGCTGTTGAGGAAGGCTGAAAGGGAAGAATGCAGTTTTATAATTCACTTATACCTTTAACAGAAGGGCCATTTGTGCTAGTGATGCTTTATAAAGAATAGGCCTAGTGATCAGGTTACAGTCTGAGGTGCTTCTGTAATGAAGAGTCCTGAGATGGTCTAAAAAAAGACCAGTTACACACTGAACACCTAAAGAGGTTTTCCAGTGTTCCCTTGAACTTGCTAGGGCAGCTGTGCCATAGCACTGTTCTAAACACAGACATTCTACTTATCAAGTAGAGTCTGGTACCATGTGCTGGATCTTCACAATGAGAGGCCAGTAAACTAGGGGCAGGTCTACTCTGCCCCACAGTTTAGAGTTAAAGAGTTAGTGCAAATTTACATTCACACCCACAGCAACCACATGGGGGAGCTACAGCATATTTATGCTCCTGTAATCCAGACTGCAGGGCACCATAAGGCATGCCTTAAATTCTCTCCCCACCTCATGAAGTGGCAAGAGTGTTCAAAATTTTTGAATACTCTAGTGAGCCTCCACTTAAGAGGTCAGTTATGAAGTTCAGTAGGAAAAAACCCCATCAGTTACAAACCAAACCTGTGAATTGAGGCAAGTGAAAGTGTGGGTTTTAGTGGAGGTGAGGCAAGAAAACAAGCTGACAAATGCAGACTTTTGCAGTTTTAACTGTGGATAGGCTGTATAAGAATCTCAACAAGTATGGCAGAAATGTAGGCCCAAGTCCTGTGAAACACTATAAAGGCTGAGAGAAGAATGTGGATGTCTAGTGCATAAAACCTTCCTTCTTCAGATACAGCTAGGCACAGAAGAGGTGTAAAGGGGGATGTGTGGTTTACATTCAGAGCAATAGGGATGGTGAAAATCTTCACGTCCAGTCATTCAACACTTCTCAAAGCTATTTCTGACCCTGACAGGAAGCATCTTTCAGACACAATAAAAAAGCCACACCCATAGACACTAGAATCACTGTCTGGGCTATTGCCTTAACATACTATACATCTGCCAATCCAAGCAGAAAAATCTAACCATATAAAGTTTGCTTACTTACCAAAGGAATCTTTTTCATGCTCTATTTTCAAGGATGCACTGTCCTTTGATACCCCACCAGAAGAGGGATAGGAAGGATGTGATTTTGTGCTCATGATCAGTGGAGGTTCTTGGTCTTGAGTTACTGGAATGCCAAGGtgtgcagtagcagcagctgtcTTTCCCAATGGGCTGCTTCTGGTGCTGctcaggagaacaggtttgaatTCAGCAGCAGTGGTCTCTGCGTGGTAACTGCTAGGGACATCCAGTGTGTTGTGTAGGGCAACAGTAACCATGATGGACTCTGTTTTGAGAACTTTAAGCATTCCCAAAGTAAGAGGCTCAACATTAAGTTTAACATTTTTGAGGACAGAAGCTGGCTTTGAGTACAGATCACCTTTGTCATTTCCCTTTCTGTGTGTTTGATGTTCAATATGATGGTCTTTAATGCTTCTCTCCGAGTTAGTCACATGCTTTAGCTGACTAATTATTTCTTGACCATCCCTGCTCAGCCTGGCATTAGATTGGAAGTCTTCTGCAAAAGCAGGATGACTGACCACTGTCTCATTGTTCACACAGTTTGACTGGAGCACCTCTCTGTCTTTGATCGATGCAGCTCTAAAGCTTTGAGAGGAGGTCGTTCGAATGCTCTGCTCTTCCCATGTGCCCTGCAGAGATTGCAAACCACGTTGAGGGGTAGAATTTCTATCTACAGCTTGTCTTGCATCTGGCTGTAGGTCTTCCATACTAGCTGGACTCCAGAAAGCAGCTGAGCTGTGCTGGGGTCCTACTGACTTTGTTGTTTTGACACTTCGCATCTCCACAGATTTCATGGGCTCCTTTAAATGCAGAGGCTCAGAGAGCAGGTTCGAGTGGATTGTTGGCCTGTGCATAAGTTTACCAAAAGCAATAGTTTGCTCTTTATTTTGGATGTTTAGCCTCAATATATTTAATGCTGGAGTTACCACGAGGGAAGAAAAACGTTCTGACTTTCCACTACTGTTTTCATTACCCAAAGATTTCATAAACTGCTGCCACTTCAGGTCATGAGTCCTGAAGGTCACGTCCATGTCTTTTAAGAGAGGGATGTGGGTGTTGTTCTCAAGAACAAACCTTAAGAAAGCTTCTAGTCTCGTTGAGCTTCCATTTTTGTCCCAACCTTCTTTGTCAACCATAGGCAGCTTGTTAAGCAGTTGATTTTCATTATGAGCTGTGCTGGTCTTTACAAAATCCAGAAGACCTCTGTAGTGTTTTATGGGTGATTTAGGGTAGAATCGGATACTGCCGTACTTAGTTTTCCTAGTTGTTTTCTGAACTGGCTCTTGAGTATCATTTGTAGATCCTGAAGTTTCATAGTCTTTGAATACATAATACTGTCCTTTGAAATATTTGCGTTCATGGTTTAAGGGATTGCCCTTGGACAGAAACACAACATGGACAGCCAGAGCCTGAGTAGCAAAGATCAGAGTACCTTGGTTCTTACAAGCATAAACTACTTTTCTTTCCACACTTGACGAGACCccttgaaaaattattttatctGTGTTTTCATCACAATCATCCTTCCCCTGAAATCCCTTTATGTAAATCAGGATGTGTTTTTGGGGGCCTGCCCAAATGGTCCAGTTGCACCAAATGTTGGTTTGAATACCACTATGTGCTGGCGGGGAAAATGTCCCAATTTCATCTTTCAAGGTGACGTGGCAACTTCTTATAGGAAGATACAGCAACAACCAAGGTAATTCTGGCACTGAGGAGGAAGGACAACAtgtggaaggaaaagaaaaaatgaagatcAATTTTCGTTGtagaaactttaaaaaacccaccttgTTTACAAGCAAAGCCAATTCCTTCCATCATAGAAAGAGACCTGTCTGAGTGCATTCCTACTGCTACGTTGTTTTTCTACCTTCTCTCCTGctttaaattgttaaaaaaagtttaaagagGGAATAAAACTATTACTGGGGCTCTTTGTTAGCTATGCAAACCAGTATGGCTCTGCCAGGTCTCTGCACTGTTTTTTCAGTTACTCCTTcctaattttgaagaaaaataaataattttgaccagctctatccCTAACCATTAATTATGACCAGAGGCAATTTGTCAGTCTAATTTTTAATTGTTTCACCAGCTCTATAGTTGGACAGACTGCTGGGTAAATCATTTGCTTGATGAATTGAAATAAATCAAGTTACTCAACTATTTGCTCTTCAGCCAACTCCATTTAATATTGGCAATATCCACCAAGAACCATGCCAGCTGGATAGCAAGAATTTGTCCCCCAGGTCATCAGGATCTGGCAGTAGCAAAGAGGTTTTAGTGTAAGAAACTTTGCCACTGACACCCAAGACAGGAATGGTGAGGAACAACATAAGTTCAAACGAGTCTCACACTCCCAGGATTGGTGGGAAGACGAGAAGTCTGCAGAGGGGCAGGAAGAATATAGAGCTCATCGAGCACCCTTTTTGGTGATCACAAGAGGACATAAATGATCACGCTTCCAGTAATGCCAGTCATGAGTCACAAGAACACTGTAGTCCAAAATTAGATTGGAGAAAGACAAAGTTGTTATTCTATTAGAACCAATCAAGATGGGCAGTCAAAAGGGGACATGTTGCCCTTCGgactggtgggagggaggaagaattTTGGCACATGGGTTGCCTAGTTACAAAATGAAACTCAAAACCACAACTCCCTGACTGTTGCTTTAGACTTGAGCCAGGATGTCAGTTCCTGAATCTCAGTCATTAGAATTCCTAAACGATAATGTATTTAGTGCAAAGAAACCCTTATTTTTCAAGATTTCTCTTGGACTCATCTGCTGAATTGATCTCATTAACAAGAATAATGGGAAGCTGGTAATTGCATACTTTGCATGGCAGCCATAAGCATTCAACATCAGAAACTTCTAATTCAGCATCAAATATCATGCTGTAGTACTGCTAAGTAGTTATAACAGCAGAGGGCTACAGAATCCACAGTATCCCCCACTCCTCAACCCAACCATATGGTTACTCAGGATTTAAACCAAGAGACAGCAAAAATTTACCTAGATACACAGCAAATGTTAAACATACCAATATAGTTCAGGGGGACTCTTGCTTCTGAAGTTGATGCATTCTCAGGTGCGCGAGCAGAAGAGGATTGGAAAGAATGTGAATCTACGCTCTCTTTTGGTGCCTGTTTCTCAGCTGGAGTCAGAGCGTGACTAGATGCAGTAGCAGAGCTCCGAGAGGCATTGCTCCACTCAGTGGTTTGCTGCACTTTGTGATGTTTTGTGGTATCTGGGAATGTGTGTTTCAGTGGGGTGTTACTCATCTCCTTTACAGGCTCAGTCATTTTAACTTTATTATTCATGGCTATGTGCTCCAGAGGTGGAGTAGCCCTAGGGCTAGAGGCTATAAGGCCAGTTTTAAACATGAGCTCATTTTGCTTTACTCTAGTTGGCCTCGTTCCCACTAAGGGGGTTTTAGGAAGGCTCTCTGTTACAGGAGAAAGGTTACTTGTATGGCCCTCGGATCTGAGGAGCCCAAGCTCAGGTTCTGGTTTTAAGGCTTGCAGCCGAGTTGTGTCTGAGAAGAAGGTGCCAGTGATGAAGTCTGTGATGAAATTCCTTTCCTCAGCCTTTCCAGGTTGTGCAGTTTCTGCCTCATGgatgctctctctctcacctttCAGTGTTGATTGTTGGACACCGATTTTCTTTTCCTGAAGAAAGAAATTAAGAGACTGTGTTGTACTTGGGAGGGCATGTCTATATTCtgtagcagctggagccccataGCAGTCACTGTGTGGCTTTGACCGAGGCTTGCCTTCCAACAGGTCCTCCTCCTCAGCAGCTGGAGGAAGCAGCACTCTTGTACTTAGAGGGATATGAGCTAGCTCTGTGTCAGTGTCAATGTACCGGCCGCTTTTTGTTCTCAAATGGAGCTTGGTTCTAAGTGCACTAGCTCTCTGAGCAGTTGGAGGAAGGGACGCTTCT from Lepidochelys kempii isolate rLepKem1 chromosome 3, rLepKem1.hap2, whole genome shotgun sequence encodes the following:
- the LOC140909674 gene encoding uncharacterized protein, with translation MLVTAAPYGLLNSEYHLRLQSSQHVDSASTELESILPSTEVSLHQAAKVNVSEVLHLGMKSSQQVGLVMELEPVPSTEVSLPPAASELIPSIETSLPVFLTELEPVIPFPHTEPSLSPAASELGPVLFPSTEVSLPVFSTEMGPVTSVLEPVTPFPSTEPSLSLAASDLGPVLFPGTEVTFPLAAMELEPVITSKEASLPPTAQRASALRTKLHLRTKSGRYIDTDTELAHIPLSTRVLLPPAAEEEDLLEGKPRSKPHSDCYGAPAATEYRHALPSTTQSLNFFLQEKKIGVQQSTLKGERESIHEAETAQPGKAEERNFITDFITGTFFSDTTRLQALKPEPELGLLRSEGHTSNLSPVTESLPKTPLVGTRPTRVKQNELMFKTGLIASSPRATPPLEHIAMNNKVKMTEPVKEMSNTPLKHTFPDTTKHHKVQQTTEWSNASRSSATASSHALTPAEKQAPKESVDSHSFQSSSARAPENASTSEARVPLNYIVPELPWLLLYLPIRSCHVTLKDEIGTFSPPAHSGIQTNIWCNWTIWAGPQKHILIYIKGFQGKDDCDENTDKIIFQGVSSSVERKVVYACKNQGTLIFATQALAVHVVFLSKGNPLNHERKYFKGQYYVFKDYETSGSTNDTQEPVQKTTRKTKYGSIRFYPKSPIKHYRGLLDFVKTSTAHNENQLLNKLPMVDKEGWDKNGSSTRLEAFLRFVLENNTHIPLLKDMDVTFRTHDLKWQQFMKSLGNENSSGKSERFSSLVVTPALNILRLNIQNKEQTIAFGKLMHRPTIHSNLLSEPLHLKEPMKSVEMRSVKTTKSVGPQHSSAAFWSPASMEDLQPDARQAVDRNSTPQRGLQSLQGTWEEQSIRTTSSQSFRAASIKDREVLQSNCVNNETVVSHPAFAEDFQSNARLSRDGQEIISQLKHVTNSERSIKDHHIEHQTHRKGNDKGDLYSKPASVLKNVKLNVEPLTLGMLKVLKTESIMVTVALHNTLDVPSSYHAETTAAEFKPVLLSSTRSSPLGKTAAATAHLGIPVTQDQEPPLIMSTKSHPSYPSSGGVSKDSASLKIEHEKDSFDLASIFTSLENDTMLESQHNPGDVLFEVTSEIEHKGWIPHSGDELKKALMESIKLHIQKNLKLLVNKVNEIKLKEIKRTNDLKSTFTFWLHLKSEERNMSVLLHSQLNDLIGKSVEAEKLQMSLLSVRDVNECNSGIGMCGDEADCLNEDGTYLCRCKKGYEDRSQTKSGELCVRIPQSGIGGFFSYMEILVGTTVFFIFILVVVASSVCTILRKRPTKDSCIEEPVASGTPSAQSQLPVSSIDLSTLGDHLVLDPFRPKLRAKPPEWTSQVRTNPTETYRISIEQSERL